The Meriones unguiculatus strain TT.TT164.6M chromosome 1, Bangor_MerUng_6.1, whole genome shotgun sequence genome has a segment encoding these proteins:
- the Odad3 gene encoding outer dynein arm-docking complex subunit 3 isoform X2 — translation MTSPLCWAAATSTVTSQEQVSSPSSKVKGSKAQGHPRGKILGRAQAWPAHRIKSGTSYHLLKTSVQTQVLELQRKIQLLEGDRKAFFESSQWNMKKNQDTINQLQEEIKALHMQLKDLLQGDTKMVHELIQEWKSEKPYLKNRTCEQALEYLEHQFREKVNQLNALRHQVALRQKRLEELRLQHSLRQLEMAEAQDNNTEAAKTMRNLENRLEKARMKAEEAEHITSVYLQLKSYLQEESLSLENRLDSMEAEVVKTKHEVEELKVVNQEALNARDIAKNQLQYLEETAIRDRKKREHYITDCKKKTEEKRLQTERMERKTHREHVLLQSEDTIQDHQRHKEEELRQRWSMYQMEVMFGKVKDATGVAESHAVVRRFLAQDETFTQLENLKKDNEEMLLKLKEEKKRLQTELENLKYSGDATLVSQRKLQDKIRETLTKEEQRHSDVQERLERTLRALLLAKECLEHLADKLTHVELDSSVLAGKKLDPDTEEYVSNLLLVVQEKLLKLQGQLESYEVPEMFLATLEGKLPAYNTRILLPVASVKDKFFDEEESEEEDRDVVTRAAFKIRSQKLIEARSKKRSRSRRS, via the exons ATGACATCCCCCCTGTGCTGGGCAGCCGCGACTAGCACGGTGACTAGTCAGGAGCAAGTTTCATCGCCCTCTTCCAAAGTCAAGGGCAGTAAGGCTCAGGGCCACCCGCGAGGCAAGATTTTGGGCCGGGCACAGGCCTGGCCTGCACACCGTATCAAGTCGGGAACTTCCTACCATTTGTTGAAAACTTCTGTACAGACACAGGTGCTTGAGTTACAAAGGAAAATCCAACTGTTAG AGGGTGACCGGAAGGCCTTTTTTGAGAGCTCCCAATGGAACATGAAGAAGAACCAAGACACCATCAACCAGCTTCAGGAAGAGATCAAGGCTCTGCACATGCAGCTGAAAGACCTGCTGCAG GGAGATACGAAAATGGTCCACGAACTCATTCAGGAGTGGAAGTCAGAGAAGCCGTACCTGAAGAACAGGACCTGTGAG CAGGCCCTGGAATACCTGGAGCACCAGTTCAGGGAGAAGGTGAACCAACTGAATGCCCTCAGACACCAGGTAGCGCTGCGGCAGAAGCGGCtggaggagctgaggctgcagcaCAGCCTGCGCCAGCTGGAGATGGCAGAGGCGCAAGACAACAACACAGAGGCTGCCAAG ACCATGCGCAACCTGGAGAACCGGCTGGAGAAGGCCCGGATGAAGGCCGAGGAGGCAGAGCACATCACCAGTGTGTACCTGCAGCTCAAGTCTTACCTGCAG GAGGAGAGTCTCAGCTTGGAGAACCGGCTGGACTCCATGGAGGCTGAGGTGGTGAAGACCAAGCACGAGGTCGAAGAGCTGAAAGTGGTGAATCAGGAAGCTCTAAATGCCCGGGACATCGCCAAG AACCAGCTGCAGTATCTGGAGGAGACTGCGATCCGAGACCGCAAGAAGCGCGAGCACTACATTACCGACTGTAAGAAGAAAACCGAAGAGAAGAGACTTCAGACCGAGCGCATGGAGCGCAAG ACCCACCGAGAGCACGTACTGCTGCAGTCAGAAGAtacaatccaggaccaccagcgcCACAAGGAGGAGGAGCTGAGGCAGCGCTGGAGCATGTACCAGATGGAAGTGATGTTCGGCAAGGTCAAGGATGCCACTGGAGTGGCTGAGTCGCAT GCGGTGGTTCGAAGGTTTCTGGCCCAGGACGAGACATTCACGCAGTTGGAGAATCTCAAGAAGGACAACGAGGAGATGTTGTTGAAgttgaaggaagagaagaagcgGCTCCAGACGGAGCTAGAGAACCTCAAGTACTCAGGGGATGCCACGCTGGTGAG CCAGAGGAAGCTCCAAGATAAGATTCGGGAGACGCTCACTAAGGAGGAGCAGCGGCACAGCGACGTCCAGGAGCGACTGGAACGCACCTTGCGAGCCCTCCTGTTGGCCAAAGAGTGCCTGGAGCACCTGGCCGACAAACTGACCCACGTGGAACTG GATAGTAGCGTTTTGGCAGGGAAGAAGTTAGACCCTGATACAGAGGAATACGTGTCCAATCTGCTGCTGGTTGTCCAGGAAAAGCTGCTCAAACTGCAGGGGCAACTGGAGAGCTATGAAGTGCCCGAGATG TTCCTGGCCACCTTGGAAGGAAAACTGCCAGCTTACAACACCCGAATCCTTCTGCCTGTTGCCAGTGTCAAGGACAAGTTCTTTG ACgaagaggagagtgaggaggaggaccgTGACGTGGTGACCCGCGCTGCCTTCAAGATCCGTTCCCAGAAGTTAATTGAAGCCCGCAGCAAGAAGCGCAGTAGGTCGCGCAGGTCCTAG
- the Odad3 gene encoding outer dynein arm-docking complex subunit 3 isoform X1, translated as MTSPLCWAAATSTVTSQEQVSSPSSKVKGSKAQGHPRGKILGRAQAWPAHRIKSGTSYHLLKTSVQTQVLELQRKIQLLEGDRKAFFESSQWNMKKNQDTINQLQEEIKALHMQLKDLLQGDTKMVHELIQEWKSEKPYLKNRTCEQALEYLEHQFREKVNQLNALRHQVALRQKRLEELRLQHSLRQLEMAEAQDNNTEAAKTMRNLENRLEKARMKAEEAEHITSVYLQLKSYLQEESLSLENRLDSMEAEVVKTKHEVEELKVVNQEALNARDIAKNQLQYLEETAIRDRKKREHYITDCKKKTEEKRLQTERMERKTHREHVLLQSEDTIQDHQRHKEEELRQRWSMYQMEVMFGKVKDATGVAESHAVVRRFLAQDETFTQLENLKKDNEEMLLKLKEEKKRLQTELENLKYSGDATLVSQRKLQDKIRETLTKEEQRHSDVQERLERTLRALLLAKECLEHLADKLTHVELDSSVLAGKKLDPDTEEYVSNLLLVVQEKLLKLQGQLESYEVPEMVRHITEREFLATLEGKLPAYNTRILLPVASVKDKFFDEEESEEEDRDVVTRAAFKIRSQKLIEARSKKRSRSRRS; from the exons ATGACATCCCCCCTGTGCTGGGCAGCCGCGACTAGCACGGTGACTAGTCAGGAGCAAGTTTCATCGCCCTCTTCCAAAGTCAAGGGCAGTAAGGCTCAGGGCCACCCGCGAGGCAAGATTTTGGGCCGGGCACAGGCCTGGCCTGCACACCGTATCAAGTCGGGAACTTCCTACCATTTGTTGAAAACTTCTGTACAGACACAGGTGCTTGAGTTACAAAGGAAAATCCAACTGTTAG AGGGTGACCGGAAGGCCTTTTTTGAGAGCTCCCAATGGAACATGAAGAAGAACCAAGACACCATCAACCAGCTTCAGGAAGAGATCAAGGCTCTGCACATGCAGCTGAAAGACCTGCTGCAG GGAGATACGAAAATGGTCCACGAACTCATTCAGGAGTGGAAGTCAGAGAAGCCGTACCTGAAGAACAGGACCTGTGAG CAGGCCCTGGAATACCTGGAGCACCAGTTCAGGGAGAAGGTGAACCAACTGAATGCCCTCAGACACCAGGTAGCGCTGCGGCAGAAGCGGCtggaggagctgaggctgcagcaCAGCCTGCGCCAGCTGGAGATGGCAGAGGCGCAAGACAACAACACAGAGGCTGCCAAG ACCATGCGCAACCTGGAGAACCGGCTGGAGAAGGCCCGGATGAAGGCCGAGGAGGCAGAGCACATCACCAGTGTGTACCTGCAGCTCAAGTCTTACCTGCAG GAGGAGAGTCTCAGCTTGGAGAACCGGCTGGACTCCATGGAGGCTGAGGTGGTGAAGACCAAGCACGAGGTCGAAGAGCTGAAAGTGGTGAATCAGGAAGCTCTAAATGCCCGGGACATCGCCAAG AACCAGCTGCAGTATCTGGAGGAGACTGCGATCCGAGACCGCAAGAAGCGCGAGCACTACATTACCGACTGTAAGAAGAAAACCGAAGAGAAGAGACTTCAGACCGAGCGCATGGAGCGCAAG ACCCACCGAGAGCACGTACTGCTGCAGTCAGAAGAtacaatccaggaccaccagcgcCACAAGGAGGAGGAGCTGAGGCAGCGCTGGAGCATGTACCAGATGGAAGTGATGTTCGGCAAGGTCAAGGATGCCACTGGAGTGGCTGAGTCGCAT GCGGTGGTTCGAAGGTTTCTGGCCCAGGACGAGACATTCACGCAGTTGGAGAATCTCAAGAAGGACAACGAGGAGATGTTGTTGAAgttgaaggaagagaagaagcgGCTCCAGACGGAGCTAGAGAACCTCAAGTACTCAGGGGATGCCACGCTGGTGAG CCAGAGGAAGCTCCAAGATAAGATTCGGGAGACGCTCACTAAGGAGGAGCAGCGGCACAGCGACGTCCAGGAGCGACTGGAACGCACCTTGCGAGCCCTCCTGTTGGCCAAAGAGTGCCTGGAGCACCTGGCCGACAAACTGACCCACGTGGAACTG GATAGTAGCGTTTTGGCAGGGAAGAAGTTAGACCCTGATACAGAGGAATACGTGTCCAATCTGCTGCTGGTTGTCCAGGAAAAGCTGCTCAAACTGCAGGGGCAACTGGAGAGCTATGAAGTGCCCGAGATGGTACGACACATAACAGAACGAGAG TTCCTGGCCACCTTGGAAGGAAAACTGCCAGCTTACAACACCCGAATCCTTCTGCCTGTTGCCAGTGTCAAGGACAAGTTCTTTG ACgaagaggagagtgaggaggaggaccgTGACGTGGTGACCCGCGCTGCCTTCAAGATCCGTTCCCAGAAGTTAATTGAAGCCCGCAGCAAGAAGCGCAGTAGGTCGCGCAGGTCCTAG